A single candidate division SR1 bacterium Aalborg_AAW-1 DNA region contains:
- the cmk gene encoding Cytidylate kinase, with the protein MKKIIIAIDGYVATGKGTTAMGLAKKLGYTYLDTGAMYRAVAVYAMRHRLLDAPESEKQTMLSQVTLSFQYNPDTDHNDIILNGENIEQEIRLTSLSSQMKPIVVSPSVRSWLGEEQRRIGQGGGIVVDGRDMGTVVFPDAELKLFLTGNIDIRAQRRYDQIKARGQDVTMEDIYHDIALRDQTDYLGSEAVNRKADDAIEIDTSILTIDEQIEQAYQLALEKINQ; encoded by the coding sequence ATGAAAAAAATCATCATCGCTATTGATGGATATGTCGCTACTGGTAAATGAACGACTGCGATGGGGCTAGCTAAGAAACTCTGATATACTTATCTGGATACAGGAGCTATGTATAGAGCTGTGGCAGTGTATGCGATGAGACATAGACTTCTGGACGCACCTGAAAGTGAAAAGCAAACTATGCTCAGTCAGGTCACTCTTTCTTTCCAATACAATCCTGATACAGACCATAATGACATCATACTCAACGGAGAAAATATTGAACAAGAGATTCGTCTGACCAGTCTCTCGTCACAGATGAAACCGATTGTCGTGTCTCCAAGTGTCCGTTCTTGGCTTGGTGAAGAGCAGAGAAGAATTGGACAGTGATGAGGTATCGTTGTCGATGGAAGAGATATGGGAACAGTTGTCTTCCCGGATGCAGAACTGAAGCTCTTCCTGACAGGTAATATCGATATTAGAGCGCAGAGAAGATACGACCAAATCAAAGCAAGATGACAAGATGTGACAATGGAAGATATCTATCATGATATTGCCCTCAGAGACCAAACAGATTATCTCGGATCTGAGGCGGTGAACAGAAAAGCTGATGATGCTATTGAAATAGACACAAGTATTCTCACTATTGACGAGCAAATAGAACAAGCATATCAGCTTGCTTTAGAAAAAATAAACCAATAA
- a CDS encoding Holliday junction resolvase-like protein — protein sequence MLQKILAIDRGSKRIGLAWMDEENNTPLPLGYLENTSTVYFDMASLIAQYRITTIVYGYPEGNKGVISKIDKFITSLKFSVPDTVIFHPIDEHYSSTQASNITGDLGSKHISQDTVSAMVILERWKASQM from the coding sequence ATGTTACAAAAAATATTAGCGATAGATCGAGGTAGTAAACGTATTGGTTTGGCATGGATGGATGAGGAAAACAATACACCATTGCCTTTGTGATATCTGGAAAATACGAGTACGGTGTATTTTGATATGGCTTCGCTGATTGCTCAATATCGTATCACCACCATCGTATATGGTTATCCAGAAGGTAATAAAGGAGTGATAAGTAAAATAGATAAGTTTATCACTTCATTAAAATTTTCGGTACCTGACACGGTGATATTTCATCCTATCGATGAACATTATAGTAGTACCCAAGCGTCGAATATCACCGGTGATCTCTGATCAAAACATATTTCACAGGATACGGTCAGTGCGATGGTGATTTTAGAGAGATGGAAAGCATCGCAAATGTAA
- the gpmI gene encoding 2,3-bisphosphoglycerate-independent phosphoglycerate mutase, which produces MTEKKVALIILDGWGIGDGGPGDAVTQAKTPTMDHLLTHYPSTHLYTYGDHVGLPDGQMGNSEVGHLNIGAGRVVYQDFAKINKSIRDGDFFLNPVLLDAFAYAKYHNKKVHILGLLGDGGVHAHQDHILALCHMAHQQELNDLYIHGFLDGRDTSPQSGLGFVQNLEEKLQDKEKVGHLATLVGRYYAMDRDTRRERVKLAYDLLVHGTGMYYTNAADAIQDSYDEGVFDEFIKPIILDQNAKIQSGDVVIFANFRTDRPRELTIALTQQNFPDHDMKALDLYFCTMSNYDKTYRDIHVVFDKDDISMGLGEVVSKAGRTQLRIAETEKYPHVTFFFSGGREEVFEGEKRIVVPSPKVATYDLQPEMSAQGVTDAVMGEIRDHQPDLIVLNFANPDMVGHTGDIPAVIQAVEKVDTCLGDIIALGKEYGYEFVVIADHGNADQMIGQDGMPHTAHTTNLVPCIIVSEQNLSLQSGKLGDIAPTILDLMNIPQPQEMGGVSLIQ; this is translated from the coding sequence ATGACAGAGAAAAAAGTTGCATTGATTATTTTAGATGGATGGGGAATTGGTGACGGAGGTCCTGGTGATGCTGTTACACAAGCAAAAACGCCTACTATGGATCATCTTCTTACGCATTATCCCTCTACACATTTATACACCTATGGAGATCATGTAGGTCTTCCGGATGGACAGATGGGTAATAGTGAAGTTGGGCATCTCAATATTGGTGCTGGTCGTGTCGTTTATCAGGATTTTGCAAAAATCAATAAATCAATTCGTGATGGTGATTTTTTTCTGAATCCTGTCTTGCTAGATGCATTTGCTTATGCAAAATATCATAATAAAAAAGTACATATCCTAGGGTTGTTATGAGATGGTGGTGTGCATGCTCATCAAGACCATATTCTTGCACTTTGTCATATGGCACATCAACAAGAACTGAATGATTTGTATATTCATGGGTTTTTAGATGGTCGCGATACCTCTCCACAGAGTGGATTGTGATTTGTACAAAACTTAGAAGAAAAATTACAAGATAAAGAAAAAGTCTGACACTTGGCAACGTTGGTTGGTCGCTATTACGCTATGGATAGAGATACGCGTCGAGAGAGAGTGAAGCTTGCCTATGATCTTCTTGTTCATGGTACGGGTATGTATTATACAAACGCAGCAGATGCTATTCAGGATTCCTATGATGAAGGTGTATTTGATGAATTTATCAAACCAATCATATTGGATCAAAATGCCAAAATTCAGTCAGGAGATGTTGTGATTTTTGCTAATTTCCGTACGGATAGACCTAGAGAGTTGACTATTGCTCTTACTCAGCAAAATTTCCCTGATCATGATATGAAAGCACTTGATCTGTATTTCTGTACAATGAGTAATTATGATAAAACCTATCGTGATATTCATGTAGTCTTTGATAAGGATGATATTAGTATGTGACTTGGTGAAGTAGTCTCAAAGGCAGGACGTACACAACTTCGTATTGCGGAAACTGAAAAGTATCCTCATGTTACGTTTTTCTTCTCTGGTGGAAGAGAGGAAGTTTTTGAAGGAGAAAAACGTATTGTCGTTCCTTCTCCTAAAGTAGCAACGTACGATTTACAACCTGAAATGAGTGCACAAGGAGTAACTGATGCTGTGATGTGAGAAATACGCGACCATCAACCAGACCTTATCGTACTCAATTTTGCTAATCCTGATATGGTTGGACATACAGGAGATATACCAGCAGTGATACAAGCAGTAGAGAAAGTTGATACTTGTTTAGGGGATATTATTGCTCTAGGAAAAGAATATGGATATGAATTTGTAGTGATTGCTGATCATGGAAATGCTGATCAGATGATAGGACAAGACGGTATGCCGCATACTGCCCATACAACCAATCTTGTGCCTTGTATTATCGTGTCAGAACAAAATCTTTCTCTCCAATCAGGGAAATTGTGAGATATTGCTCCTACAATTTTAGATCTGATGAATATACCACAACCGCAAGAAATGGGAGGAGTGAGTTTAATTCAATAA
- a CDS encoding Peptidase family M3: protein MSFTRTELEPQFQALLERTIFSYDDLVMWIKDCDSLDASLSVDFAWRYIHQSTNTADIQAESNYNDFLQTIYPHWIKYGDKLGRKLIANEFVDQLPAEYHNYVRGVKHGVEMFREENVALSTQEEEIKSQFAKIAGAQTIVYQNQELTIQQANDYLKNSDRAVRKEVFELIEARKKQDAEKLDEIMSQLIQIRTQIARNCGFESYTDYKYSYRYDYTKDQINEFHESIRQVITPLGKKFFDNRKKLLGLESLLPYDFDAPLFGEVESELFASTDEMIDKLCLLVKDMDPEFETFIRGMQQEKNLDLETRKNKAPGGYNYPLAGQAYSFIFMNALRDSYGWFTRAHEAGHGIHHYQTRHLPLGYFRDCPSEICEIASMAMELFTMNDLERIGLNTTQIRDSLEDKLTKDILFLPWMSQIDLFQQWMYDHPDHTVEQRHAHWKELNRLYPYAIRIGEAAAWNGEYDSYADTFWQRQMHVFDYPFYYIDYGIAYLAALQLYGQWKIDRTQAIKNYNAILSAGYVHSIPETMKLGQVEFDISASKLQELMSVLEKEYDELMK from the coding sequence ATGTCATTCACACGAACTGAACTTGAACCACAATTTCAAGCACTCCTTGAGAGAACAATCTTTTCTTATGATGATCTTGTGATGTGGATCAAAGATTGTGATAGTTTAGATGCTTCGCTCAGTGTAGACTTTGCGTGGAGATACATTCACCAAAGCACAAATACTGCTGATATACAAGCTGAATCTAATTATAATGATTTTCTTCAAACGATCTATCCACATTGGATAAAGTATGGTGACAAACTGGGGCGTAAATTGATTGCAAATGAGTTTGTCGATCAACTTCCTGCTGAATATCATAATTATGTTAGAGGAGTGAAGCACGGAGTGGAGATGTTTCGTGAAGAAAATGTCGCTCTATCGACACAAGAAGAAGAGATTAAGTCCCAATTTGCTAAGATTGCTGGTGCACAGACTATCGTCTATCAAAACCAAGAACTTACTATCCAACAAGCCAACGACTACCTTAAGAACTCAGATCGTGCAGTCAGAAAAGAAGTTTTTGAACTTATTGAAGCGAGAAAGAAACAGGATGCTGAGAAGCTCGATGAGATTATGTCGCAGTTGATTCAGATTAGGACGCAGATTGCACGTAATTGTGGGTTTGAGAGTTATACGGATTACAAGTATTCGTATAGGTATGACTACACTAAGGATCAGATCAATGAATTTCATGAATCAATTCGTCAGGTTATTACTCCATTAGGAAAGAAATTTTTTGACAACAGAAAGAAATTACTCTGACTGGAGTCTTTGTTACCCTACGATTTTGATGCGCCCTTGTTTGGGGAAGTAGAGAGTGAGTTGTTTGCTTCCACTGATGAGATGATTGATAAGTTATGTCTGTTGGTAAAAGATATGGATCCAGAATTTGAAACCTTTATCCGTGGGATGCAACAGGAAAAGAATCTTGATCTTGAAACACGCAAAAATAAAGCTCCTGGGTGATATAACTACCCTCTCGCTGGACAAGCATATTCGTTTATCTTCATGAACGCACTGAGAGATAGTTATGGATGGTTTACTCGAGCACATGAAGCGGGACATGGTATTCATCATTACCAAACCAGACACCTTCCTCTGGGGTATTTTAGAGATTGTCCGTCAGAAATCTGCGAGATCGCTTCTATGGCGATGGAATTATTTACGATGAATGATTTGGAGCGTATTGGATTGAATACAACTCAGATTAGAGATTCACTCGAGGATAAGCTCACCAAAGATATCCTCTTCTTACCCTGGATGTCACAGATCGATCTGTTTCAGCAATGGATGTACGATCATCCAGATCATACCGTAGAACAGAGGCATGCACACTGGAAAGAATTAAATAGATTATATCCGTATGCTATCCGTATTGGAGAAGCTGCTGCATGGAATGGAGAGTATGATAGTTATGCTGATACGTTCTGGCAAAGACAGATGCATGTATTTGATTATCCATTCTATTATATCGATTATGGGATAGCATATCTAGCTGCCCTACAGTTGTATGGACAGTGGAAGATCGATAGAACACAAGCGATCAAGAATTACAATGCTATCCTCTCAGCTGGATATGTCCATTCTATTCCTGAGACGATGAAACTAGGACAAGTAGAGTTTGATATCTCAGCTTCTAAACTTCAAGAATTGATGAGCGTATTGGAGAAAGAATATGATGAGTTGATGAAATAA
- the adk_1 gene encoding Adenylate kinase: MKDIVLFGIQGSGKGTQSTLLQELYGDRLSYFSSGDIFRALKSHPNAIGDYLSNKLELGQLITDEVTISLFRFYFSTLVSDKKSMLLDGYPRTLAQLVDLVQTCLHSQREVVGIYFELSREEAKKRMLGRGRADDTPESVDKRLDLFFQKTLPNIELFEKFFPVIRIDASPSIEEVHEQVKNISMSTKLFN; this comes from the coding sequence ATGAAAGACATTGTACTCTTTGGTATTCAAGGATCAGGAAAAGGAACACAATCAACACTTCTTCAAGAACTGTACGGAGATAGATTATCTTATTTTTCTTCGTGAGATATCTTTCGTGCATTAAAATCCCATCCTAATGCTATAGGAGATTATTTGAGCAACAAATTAGAACTGGGACAACTTATTACCGACGAAGTAACAATTTCATTATTTCGTTTTTATTTCTCTACATTAGTAAGTGATAAAAAATCTATGCTTCTGGATGGTTATCCGAGAACATTAGCACAACTTGTAGATCTCGTCCAAACATGTCTCCATTCACAGAGAGAGGTTGTAGGTATCTATTTCGAACTCAGCAGAGAAGAAGCCAAAAAAAGAATGCTATGAAGAGGTCGTGCAGATGACACACCAGAATCAGTTGATAAGAGACTTGATCTTTTCTTCCAAAAAACACTACCCAATATTGAATTATTTGAAAAATTTTTCCCCGTTATTCGTATCGATGCATCTCCAAGTATCGAAGAAGTTCATGAACAAGTGAAAAATATTTCTATGTCGACAAAACTTTTTAACTAA
- the murC gene encoding UDP-N-acetylmuramate--L-alanine ligase, with the protein MNNIVLVGAGGTGMSGLAMMLFDIGYKNIICINNIQTDLTNRLTRHGLKVIIGHGNYQVDSKDFVIYSDIQAIIDGPEITQSRSYQQSPTSKHYHICLTYNQFIAEISKRFLTVCVSGSNGKTSTTAMLSWSMSQMNHEFGLAIVGGLMPNFNHQGYVLSQNTDIQSDIHHLFEHIFNQKHQLDYSLLKKYTFVIEACEHREHFLLYDSDYALITNVERDHVDYYTTLESYRQAFADMINQTRRGVVVTPSVLQSLEGYRLTQKNIIVSDPYHVDTPYLIGSYTELNAGMIASLFEMMNSDTVGLDTILGKFQGVGRRMEMVGNIRDKIVYSDYGHHAPALAGNIKALKTQFPDRNICAIFQPHQAQRVLAGRDDFKQSLEGVDTTIIYRLYTAREDFITLQSEYPRLASVSSFDELGEQFAHDMNAEYVTDIGILKTKLGQLSDDYLIVYFSAGDLDEEMRGIL; encoded by the coding sequence ATGAATAATATAGTCCTCGTATGAGCATGATGAACAGGGATGTCGTGATTAGCGATGATGCTTTTTGATATCTGATACAAGAATATCATCTGTATCAATAATATCCAAACGGATTTAACAAACCGTCTTACGCGTCATGGCTTGAAAGTTATTATCTGACATGGAAACTACCAAGTAGATAGTAAAGATTTCGTCATCTATTCAGATATTCAAGCTATTATTGATGGACCAGAGATTACACAATCTCGTAGTTATCAACAATCACCTACTTCCAAACACTATCATATCTGTCTGACTTACAATCAGTTTATTGCTGAAATTTCAAAAAGGTTTCTCACTGTTTGTGTAAGTGGATCAAATGGTAAGACGAGTACAACAGCAATGTTGAGTTGGTCTATGTCACAAATGAATCATGAATTTTGACTTGCGATTGTAGGATGACTGATGCCCAATTTCAATCATCAATGATATGTCCTGAGTCAAAACACTGATATTCAGTCAGATATTCATCATCTTTTTGAACATATTTTCAATCAAAAACATCAGCTCGATTATTCGCTCTTAAAAAAATATACCTTTGTTATCGAGGCGTGTGAACATAGAGAGCACTTTCTGTTGTATGATAGCGATTATGCACTAATTACGAATGTCGAACGAGATCATGTTGATTACTATACAACACTTGAATCCTATCGTCAAGCTTTTGCTGATATGATTAATCAAACGAGACGAGGTGTTGTTGTTACTCCATCGGTTTTACAGTCGTTAGAGTGATATAGATTGACACAAAAAAATATTATTGTTTCTGACCCCTATCATGTTGATACTCCTTACTTGATTGGTTCGTATACGGAGTTGAATGCAGGTATGATTGCATCGTTGTTTGAGATGATGAATAGTGATACGGTTTGATTGGATACTATTCTTTGAAAGTTTCAATGAGTAGGAAGAAGAATGGAAATGGTTGGTAATATCAGAGATAAAATCGTCTATAGTGATTATGGACACCATGCTCCAGCATTAGCTGGAAATATCAAGGCACTGAAAACACAGTTTCCTGATCGTAACATCTGTGCCATCTTTCAACCTCATCAGGCACAGAGAGTGTTGGCTTGACGAGATGATTTTAAACAATCCCTTGAATGAGTAGATACAACTATTATCTATCGTCTTTATACAGCGAGAGAAGATTTTATTACACTTCAGTCTGAATATCCTCGCTTGGCTAGCGTTTCAAGTTTCGATGAGTTGGGAGAACAATTTGCACATGATATGAATGCTGAATATGTGACTGACATAGGTATTCTTAAGACCAAACTTTGACAACTGTCAGATGATTACCTTATTGTCTACTTCTCTGCCTGAGATTTGGATGAGGAGATGAGATGAATTTTATAA
- the tetA gene encoding Tetracycline resistance protein, class C: MNGQKIAVYVSILLDVLGIGILIPAMTELMHLYALPDYAVSLGIVAYSLCSFLAAPLMGQLSDIYGRRWPLVVSIFGSSISWLILFISAPWAYFLARIVNGITGGNMSILQAILTDISIDENDRKKNFGLLGAMFGLGFVIGPMLGSLLMDTGSVHSIFTFGLVFSAINIVLVLTVFKETNSHRSTRKLNINPFPVLWKYISHIDYRWIMISLLFVGIASFSYQSIMAIITEQRFNISGTHIGYYLAILGLITIINQALIVPKFWIKYFTNKQLLNIISLGMIPGVMVMLLAPQRWIFIIGWFSIVPFGSLLQVAYNNEIVKKVEHTKVGEAVGVLGSLQSLVMFVGPLIGSFALAKNIPVFIFTLVSLVLAFIAIRRYLYLEQYHHEK, encoded by the coding sequence ATGAATTGACAAAAAATAGCAGTATATGTAAGCATTTTATTAGATGTACTAGGAATTGGTATTTTGATACCAGCCATGACAGAACTTATGCATCTTTATGCTCTTCCTGATTACGCTGTTAGTCTAGGTATTGTAGCATACTCATTATGTTCATTTTTAGCAGCACCTCTTATGGGACAGCTCAGTGATATTTATGGAAGAAGATGGCCCTTGGTTGTTTCTATTTTTTGAAGTTCAATATCATGGTTAATTTTGTTTATTAGTGCTCCATGGGCTTATTTTCTCGCAAGAATAGTGAATGGAATTACTGGTGGTAATATGTCTATACTACAAGCTATTCTTACTGACATATCAATAGATGAAAATGATAGAAAAAAGAATTTTTGATTATTATGAGCAATGTTTTGACTTGGTTTCGTAATCGGACCAATGTTAGGATCTCTTCTCATGGATACTGGATCAGTACACTCTATCTTTACATTTGGATTGGTATTTTCAGCCATTAATATTGTTTTAGTGTTAACAGTATTTAAAGAAACAAACTCTCATCGTTCTACAAGGAAATTAAATATCAATCCCTTTCCTGTTTTGTGGAAATATATTAGTCATATTGATTATCGTTGGATCATGATTTCATTGTTGTTTGTGGGAATAGCAAGTTTTTCTTACCAATCCATTATGGCTATCATTACAGAACAAAGATTTAATATATCAGGAACACATATTGGTTATTATCTTGCTATACTATGACTCATTACTATTATCAACCAAGCTCTTATTGTACCAAAATTCTGGATTAAATATTTTACCAACAAACAACTTCTTAATATTATAAGTTTAGGAATGATACCAGGGGTAATGGTGATGCTATTAGCTCCCCAACGATGGATATTTATAATAGGCTGGTTTTCTATAGTACCGTTTTGATCGTTACTACAAGTAGCATATAATAATGAAATAGTAAAAAAAGTAGAACATACGAAAGTAGGTGAAGCTGTTGGTGTATTAGGTTCGCTTCAATCCTTAGTGATGTTTGTTGGTCCTCTTATATGATCATTCGCACTTGCAAAGAACATACCTGTATTTATCTTTACTCTTGTTTCACTCGTATTAGCATTTATAGCTATTAGAAGATATCTCTATCTCGAACAATATCATCACGAAAAATAA
- the rsmA gene encoding Ribosomal RNA small subunit methyltransferase A: MSSYLGQNFLTDQTILDHIADQVQQLFVSTKSQTLVEIGPGKGALTERIQDLSTQTLLIEYDTKMVNYLNGHKIPSSHTKIVNKDILQRDEGNQEDFPFQTPQDKTLIVGNLPYYITSPILRKFFETQRPTRAGGVFLIQRESAEKIVHDAPKKSFLRWLINYAYKVEHCFDVPASAFTPPPKVVSTVIRVRPKAFSDIPHLDYRLLLQFLDLYSPYKRKTLGASHKIVDKHRQKNNNPDAIMFDITDYSSQRLEELGWEKMKNIIG; the protein is encoded by the coding sequence ATGTCGAGTTACTTATGACAAAACTTCCTCACTGACCAAACTATACTGGATCATATCGCTGACCAAGTACAACAACTTTTTGTATCGACAAAAAGCCAAACACTTGTCGAAATCTGACCAGGAAAAGGAGCACTCACGGAACGCATTCAAGACCTCAGTACTCAGACCCTTCTGATCGAATACGACACCAAGATGGTGAATTATCTTAACGGTCATAAGATACCCTCAAGTCATACAAAGATTGTCAATAAAGATATCTTACAACGAGACGAAGGAAACCAAGAAGATTTTCCTTTTCAGACACCGCAAGACAAAACGCTCATTGTCTGAAATCTTCCCTATTATATCACGTCTCCGATTTTGAGAAAATTTTTTGAAACTCAAAGACCAACACGAGCTGGAGGAGTTTTTCTTATTCAGAGAGAGTCCGCAGAAAAAATTGTTCACGATGCTCCGAAGAAATCCTTCCTTCGATGGTTAATTAATTACGCTTACAAAGTCGAACATTGCTTCGATGTACCTGCGAGCGCGTTCACACCACCACCGAAAGTCGTCAGCACCGTCATCCGTGTCAGGCCCAAAGCTTTTTCTGACATACCACATCTTGATTATAGACTTCTTCTCCAGTTCCTTGATCTGTATAGTCCCTATAAGAGAAAAACACTCGGAGCTTCTCACAAGATTGTAGACAAACATAGACAAAAAAACAACAATCCTGACGCTATTATGTTTGATATCACGGATTATTCCAGCCAGAGATTGGAAGAGCTTGGTTGGGAAAAGATGAAGAATATTATTGGGTAA
- the eno gene encoding Enolase yields the protein MAKITNLWALEVLDSRGNPTVEVSLTLDDTTTGSAIVPSGASTGIHEALELRDGDKSRYLGKGVLKAVEHVNTELKEKLIGQSFASVKELDDMMIALDGTPNKARLGANALLGISMAYCVASAKAQGVTLYEYLGNGTTLPVPLMNVINGGSHADNNLDFQEFMLVPVGGKDFATRLRMGAEVFHNLKSILKGKGLVTAVGDEGGFAPNLASNYEALDLLIAAIQQAGYTTDEIKIALDVASSEFFKDGKYVLSGEGKTLSSSEMVAYYADLVAKYPIVSIEDGCAEDDFAGWAELTATLGDKIMTVGDDLYVTNIERLSMGIEQKLANAILIKLNQIGTVSETLAAISMAQENGMNAIISHRSGETEDTFIADLAVATNAGYIKTGSLSRTDRIAKYNQLLRIEAQLNK from the coding sequence ATGGCAAAAATTACAAATCTTTGGGCATTAGAAGTGCTTGATAGTAGAGGAAATCCTACAGTTGAAGTTTCACTCACTCTTGATGATACAACAACAGGAAGTGCTATTGTTCCTTCTGGGGCATCGACAGGTATCCATGAAGCGCTTGAACTTCGTGATGGAGACAAGTCAAGATATCTTGGTAAAGGTGTGCTTAAAGCAGTAGAACACGTCAATACAGAATTGAAAGAAAAACTTATCTGACAGTCATTCGCGTCAGTAAAGGAGCTTGATGATATGATGATAGCTTTGGATGGGACACCAAATAAAGCACGTCTTGGAGCGAATGCTCTTCTTGGTATTTCAATGGCATATTGTGTTGCTTCTGCGAAAGCACAGGGTGTAACCTTATATGAATATTTAGGAAATGGAACTACTCTTCCAGTACCATTGATGAATGTTATCAATGGATGATCTCATGCTGACAACAATCTTGATTTTCAAGAATTTATGTTGGTTCCTGTAGGAGGAAAAGACTTTGCTACCAGACTTCGTATGGGTGCTGAAGTATTTCATAATCTCAAATCTATCCTTAAAGGGAAAGGGTTGGTGACAGCTGTGGGAGATGAAGGAGGATTTGCTCCCAATCTTGCAAGTAATTACGAAGCATTGGATCTTCTTATTGCTGCGATCCAACAAGCTGGTTACACGACCGATGAGATTAAGATTGCTCTCGATGTTGCATCGTCAGAATTCTTTAAGGATGGTAAATATGTCCTTTCTGGAGAAGGTAAAACACTGAGTTCAAGTGAAATGGTTGCGTACTATGCTGATCTTGTTGCAAAATATCCTATCGTATCGATTGAAGATGGATGTGCAGAAGATGATTTTGCTGGATGGGCAGAACTTACAGCTACATTAGGAGATAAGATTATGACTGTTGGAGATGATCTGTATGTAACGAATATTGAAAGACTATCCATGGGTATTGAACAGAAATTAGCTAATGCTATCTTGATCAAATTAAACCAAATTGGAACGGTATCAGAAACGCTTGCTGCTATATCTATGGCGCAAGAAAATGGCATGAATGCAATCATCTCTCATAGATCTGGAGAGACAGAAGATACCTTTATTGCTGATCTTGCGGTAGCAACGAACGCGGGATATATAAAAACTGGATCGCTTTCTCGTACTGACCGTATCGCAAAATATAACCAACTCTTGAGAATTGAAGCTCAATTGAATAAATAA